From Streptomyces sp. GSL17-111, one genomic window encodes:
- a CDS encoding RNA polymerase sigma factor SigF, which yields MPPFDEVAPHDARALSRTLFERLAAAEEGTHEHAYVRNTLVELNLALVKFAASRFRSRSEPMEDIVQVGTIGLIKAIDRFESDRGVEFPTFAMPTIIGEIKRFFRDTSWSVRVPRRLQELRLDLAKASDELAQSLDRAPTVTELAQRLNISREEVVEGMAASNAYTASSLDAQPEEDDSEGALADRIGYEDHGLEGIEYVESLKPLIAELPARDRHILSLRFVANMTQSEIGEELGISQMHVSRLLSRTLGKLRKGLLVEE from the coding sequence ATGCCCCCGTTCGACGAGGTCGCCCCGCACGACGCGCGGGCCCTGTCCAGGACGCTCTTCGAGCGTCTGGCGGCGGCGGAGGAGGGAACGCACGAGCACGCCTACGTCCGCAACACCCTGGTCGAGCTGAACCTGGCCCTGGTCAAGTTCGCCGCCTCCCGCTTCCGCTCCCGCAGCGAGCCGATGGAGGACATCGTCCAGGTGGGGACGATCGGCCTCATCAAGGCCATCGACCGGTTCGAGAGCGACCGGGGCGTGGAGTTCCCCACCTTCGCGATGCCGACGATCATCGGCGAGATCAAGCGCTTCTTCCGTGACACCTCCTGGTCCGTCCGGGTGCCGCGCCGGCTCCAGGAGCTGCGCCTGGACCTGGCCAAGGCGAGCGACGAGCTGGCCCAGTCCCTCGACCGCGCCCCGACCGTCACCGAGCTGGCCCAGCGGCTGAACATCTCCCGCGAGGAGGTCGTGGAGGGCATGGCGGCGAGCAACGCCTACACCGCCAGCTCCCTCGACGCCCAGCCGGAGGAGGACGACTCCGAGGGCGCCCTCGCCGACCGCATCGGCTACGAGGACCACGGGCTGGAGGGCATCGAGTACGTCGAGTCCCTCAAGCCGCTCATCGCCGAGCTGCCGGCCCGTGACCGGCACATCCTCTCCCTGCGCTTCGTGGCGAACATGACGCAGTCCGAGATCGGCGAGGAGCTGGGTATCTCCCAGATGCACGTCTCGCGCCTGCTCTCCCGCACGCTGGGCAAGCTGCGCAAGGGGCTCCTCGTCGAGGAGTGA
- a CDS encoding response regulator transcription factor, translating to MTRVLLAEDDASISEPLARALRREGYEVEVREDGPSALDTGLHGEIDLVVLDLGLPGMDGLEVCRRMRTEGFTFPVLVLTARADEVDTVVGLDAGADDYVTKPFRLAELLARVRALLRRGTADPSHQPPPAHGVRIDVDSHRAWIGEDELQLTAKEFDLLRVLVRDAGRVVTRDQLMREVWDTTWWSSTKTLDMHISWLRKKLGDDAGNPRFITTVRGVGFRFEKN from the coding sequence ATGACCCGCGTACTGCTCGCCGAGGACGACGCCTCCATCTCCGAGCCGCTCGCCCGGGCCCTGCGCCGGGAGGGCTACGAGGTGGAGGTGAGGGAGGACGGGCCGAGCGCCCTCGACACCGGCCTCCACGGGGAGATCGACCTCGTCGTGCTGGACCTCGGGCTGCCCGGCATGGACGGGCTGGAGGTCTGCCGCCGGATGCGCACCGAGGGCTTCACCTTCCCCGTCCTCGTCCTGACCGCCCGCGCCGACGAGGTGGACACCGTCGTCGGCCTGGACGCGGGCGCGGACGACTACGTCACCAAGCCCTTCCGGCTGGCCGAACTGCTGGCGCGCGTGCGGGCCCTGCTCCGCAGGGGTACCGCCGACCCGTCACACCAGCCGCCCCCGGCCCACGGCGTCCGCATCGACGTCGACTCCCACCGCGCCTGGATCGGCGAGGACGAGCTCCAGCTGACCGCCAAGGAGTTCGACCTGCTGCGCGTCCTCGTGCGCGACGCGGGCCGCGTCGTCACCCGCGACCAGCTGATGCGCGAGGTGTGGGACACCACCTGGTGGTCCTCCACCAAGACGCTCGACATGCACATCTCCTGGCTGCGCAAGAAGCTGGGGGACGACGCGGGCAACCCCCGCTTCATCACCACCGTGCGCGGTGTCGGCTTCCGGTTCGAGAAGAACTGA
- a CDS encoding class F sortase: MRNRPLPARAVLAAAVLCAAAALLVVLLAPGSAPDDFGARPTAPPAAAGPEDRPRAAEEAEAAGPDGRSGTSAPERSPAAPTAVAVPRVGLDATVEPVGVQADGTVEIPDAPQAAGWYRFGTAPGASDGSAVLVGHVDFETGELGEFAALYDVRRGDTVRVDRGGAPAARYEVTARAVVDQDELPRELFRRDGPHVLTLITCAPPYDEEDGYRNNLVVTAEPVGG, from the coding sequence ATGCGCAACCGGCCGCTGCCGGCCCGCGCCGTCCTGGCTGCCGCGGTGCTCTGCGCCGCGGCAGCCCTGCTCGTCGTGCTCCTGGCACCCGGTTCCGCCCCGGACGACTTCGGGGCGCGGCCCACCGCGCCCCCGGCCGCCGCCGGGCCTGAGGACCGGCCCCGGGCCGCCGAGGAAGCGGAGGCGGCCGGTCCGGACGGCCGCTCCGGCACTTCCGCGCCGGAGCGGTCGCCGGCGGCCCCGACAGCGGTCGCCGTCCCCCGGGTCGGGCTGGACGCCACGGTGGAACCGGTCGGCGTCCAGGCGGACGGGACCGTCGAGATCCCCGACGCCCCGCAGGCCGCCGGGTGGTACCGCTTCGGTACCGCGCCCGGCGCGTCGGACGGGTCGGCGGTGCTGGTGGGGCACGTGGACTTCGAGACCGGTGAACTGGGTGAGTTCGCCGCCCTGTACGACGTGCGGCGCGGCGACACCGTCCGCGTCGACCGCGGCGGCGCGCCCGCCGCCCGTTACGAGGTGACGGCCCGCGCGGTCGTGGACCAGGACGAGCTCCCCCGGGAGCTCTTCCGACGCGACGGCCCGCACGTCCTCACGCTCATCACCTGCGCACCGCCCTACGACGAGGAGGACGGCTACCGCAACAACCTCGTCGTCACGGCCGAGCCCGTCGGGGGCTGA
- a CDS encoding DUF4383 domain-containing protein, whose product MRLQDELPVDHRLAVVYRYGAALSGLILLVFGILGFADQLAFFDTDGTRIAGLSSNGLLSLISVVFGVLLIVGAVVGGNFASTLNMTVGALFLLSGFVHLAILERSVNILAFRMPNVIFSFLMGLLILTFGMYGRVSGGLPHDNPYWKRRHPERADAERPRPTAGALTAGGPSRAATERASSDALPPGTPGARRKERPARKEKSGT is encoded by the coding sequence ATGAGACTGCAGGACGAACTCCCCGTCGACCACCGCCTGGCCGTCGTCTACCGCTACGGCGCCGCCCTGAGCGGCCTGATCCTCCTCGTCTTCGGCATCCTCGGCTTCGCCGACCAGCTGGCCTTCTTCGACACCGACGGCACACGCATCGCCGGGCTGTCCAGCAACGGCCTGCTCAGCCTCATCTCGGTCGTCTTCGGCGTGCTGTTGATCGTCGGGGCCGTCGTGGGCGGCAACTTCGCCTCGACACTCAACATGACCGTCGGTGCGCTCTTCCTGCTCAGCGGCTTCGTGCACCTGGCCATCCTGGAACGGTCGGTCAACATCCTGGCCTTCCGGATGCCCAACGTGATCTTCAGCTTCCTGATGGGGCTGCTGATCCTCACGTTCGGGATGTACGGGCGGGTAAGTGGCGGACTTCCGCATGACAACCCCTACTGGAAGCGGCGCCACCCCGAACGGGCCGACGCCGAGCGGCCCCGGCCCACAGCCGGAGCGCTCACCGCAGGCGGCCCGTCCCGCGCCGCCACCGAAAGGGCCTCCTCCGACGCTCTGCCGCCCGGAACTCCGGGCGCGCGACGGAAGGAGCGGCCGGCGAGGAAGGAGAAGAGCGGAACCTGA
- a CDS encoding GtrA family protein, whose product MGERLPLSARLKRLLREMAKFGTVGAFGFLVNVAVFNLCIHTFGLAPVRSGVIATAVAIGTNYVGNRYWTYQHTDKRRIRREASLFLLFSGVGLVIENGTLALSHYGFGFTSPLADNLAKNVVGLGLATAFRFWSYRTWVFRGRSSAAGGAVDGLSAEEEREHRRMLLK is encoded by the coding sequence ATGGGTGAACGACTGCCGCTCTCCGCCCGGCTGAAGCGCCTGCTGCGGGAGATGGCGAAGTTCGGGACGGTGGGAGCCTTCGGCTTCCTCGTGAACGTCGCCGTGTTCAACCTGTGCATCCACACCTTCGGGCTGGCGCCGGTCCGGTCGGGCGTCATCGCCACGGCCGTCGCCATCGGCACCAACTACGTCGGCAACCGCTACTGGACCTACCAGCACACCGACAAGCGGCGGATACGGCGCGAGGCCTCGCTGTTCCTGCTGTTCAGCGGCGTGGGCCTGGTGATCGAGAACGGCACGCTGGCCCTGTCGCACTACGGCTTCGGCTTCACCTCGCCGCTGGCGGACAACCTGGCCAAGAACGTGGTCGGGCTCGGGCTCGCCACGGCGTTCCGGTTCTGGTCCTACCGCACCTGGGTGTTCCGGGGGCGGTCCTCAGCCGCCGGCGGGGCCGTCGACGGCCTCTCGGCTGAGGAAGAGCGCGAACACCGGCGGATGCTGCTGAAGTAG
- a CDS encoding MerR family transcriptional regulator, which yields MDRMDTPHATAGLTTGAVSRRLGVSPTTLRSWDRRYGVGPTARAEGRHRRWTPDDVRVLEEMCRLTATGLAPAEAAATALRGARGRAGPEPSSEPSGQAGESGRAEPSGLAGGTEGTEGARTPAGPAGGAPDVAADDGPWRGAARPGAGSGLPLGGGVRPECRGLARAAMRLDAGAVEQALSAAVATYGLVEAWDEVMMPALRAVGRKWASEGDRYVEVEHLLSWHVSARLRAASVAGGPAGRPVSRADAPPVVLACMPGELHALPLEALAAACGPLGVPLLMLGAAVPAPAVEEAVRRTGPAAVVLWSQSRSTSSRGFAEHLARTAWGVRGARVRPAVLTVGPGWAGAPAAHTHRPSGLAEALALLRSLTSAS from the coding sequence ATGGACCGCATGGACACTCCACACGCCACCGCGGGGCTCACCACCGGAGCCGTCTCCCGGCGGCTCGGCGTCTCCCCGACGACGCTGCGCTCCTGGGACCGGCGGTACGGCGTCGGGCCCACCGCACGCGCCGAGGGCCGGCACCGGCGCTGGACGCCGGACGACGTCCGGGTGCTGGAGGAGATGTGCCGGCTGACGGCCACGGGCCTGGCCCCCGCCGAGGCGGCCGCGACCGCGCTGCGCGGCGCCCGGGGGCGGGCGGGCCCGGAGCCGTCGTCCGAGCCGTCCGGGCAGGCCGGGGAGTCCGGGCGGGCCGAGCCGTCCGGGCTGGCCGGGGGGACGGAGGGCACCGAGGGCGCGCGGACCCCGGCAGGTCCGGCGGGCGGCGCTCCCGACGTGGCCGCCGACGACGGGCCGTGGCGCGGTGCGGCCCGCCCGGGAGCCGGGAGCGGGCTGCCGCTGGGCGGCGGGGTCCGGCCGGAGTGCCGTGGCCTGGCACGGGCCGCGATGCGGCTCGACGCCGGGGCGGTCGAACAGGCGCTGAGCGCCGCCGTCGCCACCTACGGCCTGGTGGAGGCGTGGGACGAGGTGATGATGCCCGCGCTGCGGGCCGTGGGGCGGAAGTGGGCGTCCGAGGGCGACCGGTACGTGGAGGTCGAGCACCTGCTGTCCTGGCACGTCTCCGCGAGACTGCGGGCCGCCTCCGTCGCCGGCGGCCCGGCCGGGCGTCCGGTGAGCCGCGCCGACGCGCCCCCCGTCGTGCTGGCCTGCATGCCCGGCGAGCTGCACGCGCTGCCGCTGGAGGCGCTCGCCGCCGCCTGCGGTCCGCTCGGCGTCCCGCTGCTCATGCTCGGGGCGGCCGTCCCGGCGCCCGCCGTGGAGGAGGCCGTCCGGCGGACCGGGCCCGCGGCGGTCGTGCTCTGGTCCCAGTCACGCTCGACGTCGAGCCGGGGGTTCGCGGAGCATCTGGCCCGGACGGCCTGGGGCGTGCGGGGGGCGCGCGTCCGGCCGGCCGTCCTCACCGTCGGCCCCGGCTGGGCCGGGGCTCCGGCGGCTCACACACACCGGCCGAGCGGCCTCGCGGAGGCCCTCGCCCTCCTGCGGAGCCTGACCTCGGCGTCGTGA
- a CDS encoding peptide MFS transporter, producing MASSTTKGEAAPGGKTFFGHPRGMATLFMTEMWERFSWYGMRAILVLYLIAGVLDGPLEDREALAAAIYGVYNAVVYMTSMPGGWVADRLWGARRAVLVGGIVIASGHYVLAIPHDTTFFFGLALIAVGTGLLKPNISAMVGGLYEGRSGARRDAGFTLFYMAINIGALAAPLVVGTLGQKVDWHLGFGVAGVGMTLAVVQYVFGARHLGSVGLHPANPASPEEKRRVLHRVLLWSGVAVGALVMDVALGTFTIEHVVNVLAVLGIVLPVGYFWTMFRSPKLSAADRPKIVAFVWFFVTAVLFWMIYDQSGSLLTIFADQKTDRTIAGGWEFPASWFQSVNPVYVIILAPVFAALWVRLAQREREPSAPVKFGLAMLLIGGSFGLMGLAGAAAAGSETGRVTVFWLLGVYLVQTLGEMCLSPVGLSLSTKLAPKEFVSQIMGLWFLATATGNALNGWVTRLNEPLGDTLYYTMWAVVAVAAGLAFMAGARRLRTLMGSVD from the coding sequence ATGGCGTCCAGCACGACGAAGGGCGAGGCCGCCCCCGGCGGCAAGACCTTCTTCGGCCACCCGCGAGGGATGGCCACCCTGTTCATGACGGAGATGTGGGAGCGCTTCTCCTGGTACGGGATGCGCGCCATCCTCGTCCTCTACCTGATCGCCGGAGTCCTCGACGGGCCCCTGGAGGACCGGGAGGCCCTCGCCGCCGCCATCTACGGCGTCTACAACGCCGTCGTCTACATGACGTCCATGCCCGGCGGCTGGGTCGCCGACCGGCTGTGGGGCGCCCGCCGGGCCGTCCTCGTCGGCGGCATCGTGATCGCCTCCGGGCACTACGTGCTGGCGATCCCGCACGACACGACGTTCTTCTTCGGCCTCGCGCTCATCGCCGTCGGCACCGGTCTGCTGAAGCCGAACATCTCCGCGATGGTCGGCGGCCTCTACGAGGGGCGGTCCGGGGCCCGCAGGGACGCCGGGTTCACGCTCTTCTACATGGCCATCAACATCGGCGCCCTGGCCGCGCCGCTGGTGGTCGGCACCCTCGGCCAGAAGGTCGACTGGCACCTGGGCTTCGGCGTCGCCGGGGTCGGGATGACCCTGGCCGTCGTCCAGTACGTGTTCGGCGCCCGGCACCTGGGCTCCGTGGGCCTGCACCCGGCCAACCCCGCCTCCCCCGAGGAGAAGCGGCGCGTCCTGCACCGCGTCCTGCTGTGGAGCGGCGTCGCGGTGGGCGCGCTCGTCATGGACGTGGCGCTGGGGACGTTCACGATCGAGCACGTCGTCAACGTGCTGGCCGTGCTCGGCATCGTCCTGCCGGTCGGCTACTTCTGGACGATGTTCCGCAGCCCGAAGCTGAGCGCGGCGGACCGGCCGAAGATCGTCGCGTTCGTGTGGTTCTTCGTCACGGCCGTGCTCTTCTGGATGATCTACGACCAGTCCGGCTCCCTGCTGACGATCTTCGCCGACCAGAAGACGGACCGGACGATCGCGGGCGGCTGGGAGTTCCCCGCCTCCTGGTTCCAGTCGGTGAACCCGGTGTACGTGATCATCCTCGCGCCCGTCTTCGCCGCCCTGTGGGTGCGGCTGGCGCAGCGCGAACGCGAACCGAGCGCGCCGGTGAAGTTCGGCCTGGCCATGCTGCTCATCGGCGGTTCCTTCGGCCTGATGGGCCTCGCGGGCGCGGCGGCGGCCGGCTCGGAGACCGGCCGGGTGACCGTCTTCTGGCTGCTGGGCGTCTACCTGGTGCAGACGCTCGGCGAGATGTGCCTGTCGCCGGTCGGCCTGTCGCTGTCGACGAAGCTGGCGCCCAAGGAGTTCGTCAGCCAGATCATGGGTCTGTGGTTCCTGGCGACGGCCACCGGCAACGCGCTCAACGGCTGGGTCACGCGGCTCAACGAGCCGCTCGGCGACACGCTGTACTACACGATGTGGGCGGTCGTCGCCGTCGCGGCGGGGCTGGCGTTCATGGCGGGGGCGCGGCGCCTGCGCACCCTGATGGGCTCCGTCGACTGA
- a CDS encoding ATP-binding protein has translation MSTTRPSPAGEVGPEPESAAGPHPTSAGQVRELRQVRRLRLLGVSGAVQRARDFCREALHDWEWLPATGQDDRAAAEDVLLVVSELVTNACLHAGGPQEVRITRGQKSVRVEVLDGGDGQPAPRTPHRAGRPGGHGMFIVQRLCADWGVAHAPDGHGKTVWAELAQP, from the coding sequence ATGAGCACCACCCGGCCCTCTCCGGCGGGCGAAGTCGGCCCGGAGCCCGAAAGTGCTGCGGGACCCCACCCCACGTCGGCCGGGCAGGTGCGCGAGCTGCGCCAGGTCCGCAGGCTCCGCCTCCTCGGCGTGAGCGGCGCCGTTCAGCGTGCCCGTGACTTCTGCCGCGAGGCCCTGCACGACTGGGAGTGGCTGCCGGCCACGGGCCAGGACGACCGGGCCGCGGCCGAGGACGTGCTGCTGGTCGTCTCCGAACTGGTCACGAACGCCTGCCTGCACGCCGGCGGCCCGCAGGAGGTCCGCATCACCCGAGGCCAGAAGTCGGTGCGCGTGGAGGTCCTGGACGGCGGCGACGGGCAGCCGGCGCCGCGCACCCCGCACCGGGCGGGCCGTCCGGGCGGGCACGGCATGTTCATCGTGCAGCGCCTGTGCGCCGACTGGGGCGTCGCGCACGCTCCCGACGGCCACGGGAAGACCGTCTGGGCCGAGCTGGCCCAGCCCTGA
- a CDS encoding STAS domain-containing protein — translation MDRGTPGSTSNRGRLTVEVRREGETAVIAPEGELDHHTADVLRAPLHSSVEDGCTRLLVDCSRLEFLDSTGLNVLLAARLEAEAVGGSVHLAAMRPVVARVFEITGAGAVFTVHETLGDALRGLPDT, via the coding sequence ATGGACCGGGGAACGCCCGGGAGTACGAGCAATCGCGGACGGCTGACGGTCGAGGTGCGCCGGGAGGGCGAGACCGCGGTCATCGCGCCCGAAGGTGAGCTTGACCACCACACGGCCGATGTGTTGCGTGCGCCACTCCATTCCTCGGTCGAGGACGGCTGCACCCGTCTCCTCGTCGACTGTTCCCGGCTGGAGTTCCTGGACTCCACCGGACTCAACGTGCTGCTGGCCGCCCGGCTGGAGGCCGAGGCCGTCGGCGGGTCCGTCCACCTCGCGGCGATGCGCCCCGTCGTCGCCCGAGTCTTCGAGATCACCGGTGCGGGCGCCGTCTTCACCGTGCACGAGACGCTCGGGGACGCCCTGCGGGGGCTGCCCGACACATGA
- a CDS encoding RNA polymerase sigma factor has translation MQVSPTRTAPPGHERALRAPVEELLGDEELAARFTQGGEPELAAVYGRWAALVHTLAVRALGDASEAEDVTQQVFLAAWRGRHGYRPEQGPLGGWLVGITRRRIADALAARSRRGDLAARAAARGAHVAPEPAEAEAALDRVLLAHELAALPAAQRRVLRLAFYEDLTQAQIAERTGLALGTVKSHARRGLHRLRTRLTEQAGPPTAPVPPVRRSAP, from the coding sequence ATGCAGGTCAGTCCCACACGCACCGCCCCTCCCGGGCACGAGCGGGCGCTGCGCGCCCCGGTGGAGGAGCTGCTCGGCGACGAGGAGCTGGCCGCTCGGTTCACCCAGGGGGGTGAACCCGAGCTCGCCGCCGTCTACGGGCGCTGGGCGGCGCTCGTCCACACCCTCGCCGTGCGGGCCCTCGGTGACGCCTCGGAGGCGGAGGACGTCACGCAGCAGGTGTTCCTCGCGGCCTGGCGCGGCCGGCACGGCTACCGGCCGGAGCAGGGCCCGCTGGGCGGGTGGCTGGTCGGCATCACACGGCGCCGGATCGCGGACGCCCTGGCGGCCCGCTCCCGCCGTGGCGACCTGGCAGCGCGGGCCGCCGCGCGCGGCGCCCACGTGGCGCCGGAGCCGGCGGAGGCGGAGGCTGCCCTTGACCGGGTCCTGCTGGCCCACGAACTGGCCGCGCTCCCGGCGGCGCAGCGGCGCGTGCTGCGCCTGGCCTTCTACGAGGACCTCACCCAGGCGCAGATAGCCGAGCGCACCGGGCTCGCGCTGGGCACCGTCAAGAGCCACGCCCGGCGCGGCCTGCACCGGCTGCGTACCCGGCTGACCGAACAGGCCGGCCCCCCGACCGCTCCCGTACCACCCGTTCGGAGGAGTGCACCATGA
- a CDS encoding fibronectin type III domain-containing protein has product MARRHSAGRTGGAPGSSPVRSPGAGPTARTVVAALALALTAGVSGSATARPDVPAEPSHPPGGAAARDALPAPGPQAAPAPPAPPQDLSVRAVGSDTVRLRWEPPPGAGGGSAVATYQVFQQGTATPVAEVGADTLEAEITGLEPGISYTFTVRAVNAAGHASPDSPRADVILPDPGGRSGTRRPAAGPTPTDAPGPHA; this is encoded by the coding sequence GTGGCACGCAGGCATTCGGCCGGCAGGACGGGCGGCGCCCCGGGCAGCTCTCCGGTCCGCTCTCCGGGGGCCGGACCGACGGCGCGCACCGTCGTGGCGGCGCTGGCCCTCGCCCTGACGGCCGGCGTGTCCGGCAGCGCCACAGCCCGGCCGGACGTCCCGGCCGAGCCGTCGCACCCGCCCGGCGGAGCGGCCGCACGGGACGCGCTCCCGGCGCCCGGGCCGCAGGCGGCCCCCGCACCGCCCGCACCGCCGCAGGACCTCTCGGTACGCGCGGTGGGCTCCGACACCGTACGGCTGCGCTGGGAGCCGCCCCCCGGCGCGGGCGGCGGATCGGCCGTCGCGACGTACCAGGTCTTCCAGCAGGGGACGGCCACCCCGGTCGCCGAGGTCGGGGCGGACACCCTGGAGGCGGAGATCACCGGGCTGGAGCCGGGGATCAGCTACACGTTCACGGTGCGGGCCGTCAACGCGGCGGGCCACGCGTCACCGGACTCCCCCCGGGCGGACGTCATCCTCCCCGATCCCGGCGGCCGGTCGGGCACGCGCCGCCCCGCAGCCGGTCCGACGCCCACCGACGCCCCGGGCCCGCACGCCTAA
- a CDS encoding ATP-binding protein, producing MRRRLINSMLAVVVVVIAVFGISLITVETQAIEKSAHETTRSEAARLVAVVEARIAAGERVTAETMRSAVPADRYVRIELPGQGPISLGERPQGGVIEGRATGRNGEVVVVRQPRSVVTDEVGRILMIIIAVALVTIVAAALLAVRQARRVAAPLTDLAETAERLGSGDPRPRHRRYGVPELDRVADVLDSSAERIGRMLTAERRLAADASHQLRTPLTALSMRLEEIVHTAETEGDHSDVVREEAAIALAQVERLTDVVERLLTNSRDPRSTSAVGFDLDEVVLQQVEEWRPAYRGAGRAIVHSGKAGLRAVGTPGAVATVLATLVENALMHGGGTVALRTRVAGNQVVVEVTDEGPGVDPELGSRVFERTVSGHNSTGLGLAVARDLAEADGGRLELLQQHPPVFALFLSREAVDGPAGG from the coding sequence GTGCGCCGCCGACTGATCAACTCCATGCTCGCCGTGGTCGTCGTCGTCATCGCCGTGTTCGGCATCTCGCTGATCACCGTCGAGACCCAGGCCATCGAGAAGAGCGCCCACGAGACGACCCGCTCCGAGGCCGCGCGGCTGGTGGCGGTCGTGGAGGCCCGGATCGCCGCCGGGGAGCGGGTGACGGCCGAGACCATGCGCAGCGCCGTCCCGGCCGACCGGTACGTGCGCATCGAGCTGCCCGGCCAGGGGCCCATCTCCCTCGGGGAACGGCCGCAGGGCGGCGTCATCGAGGGCCGGGCGACGGGCCGCAACGGCGAGGTCGTCGTCGTCCGGCAGCCGCGCAGCGTCGTCACGGACGAGGTGGGCCGCATCCTCATGATCATCATCGCCGTGGCGCTGGTGACGATCGTGGCCGCCGCCCTGCTCGCCGTCCGGCAGGCCCGCCGGGTCGCCGCGCCCCTGACCGACCTGGCCGAGACGGCCGAACGCCTCGGCTCCGGCGATCCCCGCCCCCGGCACCGCCGCTACGGCGTGCCCGAGCTGGACCGGGTCGCCGACGTGCTGGACTCCAGCGCCGAACGCATCGGCCGCATGCTCACCGCCGAACGCCGACTGGCGGCCGACGCCTCCCACCAGCTCCGCACCCCGCTCACGGCCCTGTCCATGCGCCTGGAGGAGATCGTTCACACCGCCGAGACGGAGGGCGACCACTCCGACGTCGTCCGCGAGGAGGCCGCCATCGCCCTCGCCCAGGTGGAGCGGCTCACCGACGTCGTCGAGCGGCTGCTCACCAACAGCCGCGACCCCCGCTCCACCTCGGCCGTCGGCTTCGACCTGGACGAGGTGGTGCTCCAGCAGGTCGAGGAGTGGCGGCCCGCCTACCGCGGCGCCGGCCGGGCCATCGTGCACTCCGGCAAGGCCGGGCTGCGTGCCGTGGGCACGCCGGGCGCCGTCGCGACCGTCCTGGCGACCCTCGTGGAGAACGCGCTCATGCACGGTGGCGGCACGGTGGCGCTGCGCACCCGCGTCGCGGGGAACCAGGTGGTCGTGGAGGTGACGGACGAGGGGCCGGGCGTCGACCCGGAGCTGGGCTCCCGCGTCTTCGAACGCACCGTGAGCGGCCACAACTCCACCGGGCTCGGCCTGGCCGTCGCCCGCGACCTCGCCGAGGCCGACGGCGGGCGGCTGGAACTACTTCAGCAGCATCCGCCGGTGTTCGCGCTCTTCCTCAGCCGAGAGGCCGTCGACGGCCCCGCCGGCGGCTGA
- a CDS encoding DUF4397 domain-containing protein has translation MSHMRKSTALAATLGTCVLGLGVAAPAGAAESDDAMVSVFHGVPGLTVDVYAGDEELIPDFEPGTLTDPMPLPAGSYDIKVFPDGADPASDDPAIEKTVEVAAGDNATVAAHLTEDGEPELTAFANDTSDVPAGQSRLTVRHVAAAPAVDVRAGGQPVFEGLTNPNEDTAEVDAGTVSADVTLAGTDDVVIGPADLTLEEGTSNVVYAWGSAEEENLALKVQTLSGMHSAPSGVEAGAGDTQAGGNSAAAWLAGSAGAAALVAGALALGNRRRAATVTRD, from the coding sequence ATGTCACACATGCGCAAGAGCACCGCGCTCGCCGCGACCCTCGGCACCTGCGTCCTCGGCCTGGGTGTGGCCGCGCCCGCCGGTGCGGCTGAGAGCGACGACGCGATGGTGTCGGTCTTCCACGGTGTCCCCGGCCTGACGGTCGACGTCTACGCCGGTGACGAGGAGCTGATCCCCGACTTCGAGCCGGGCACGCTCACCGATCCCATGCCGCTGCCCGCCGGCAGCTACGACATCAAGGTCTTCCCCGACGGCGCCGACCCGGCGTCCGACGACCCGGCCATCGAGAAGACGGTCGAGGTCGCCGCCGGGGACAACGCCACCGTCGCCGCGCACCTCACCGAGGACGGCGAACCCGAGCTCACCGCCTTCGCCAACGACACCTCCGACGTTCCGGCCGGCCAGTCCCGACTGACCGTGCGGCACGTGGCGGCCGCCCCGGCCGTCGACGTCCGGGCCGGGGGGCAGCCGGTCTTCGAGGGCCTGACGAACCCGAACGAGGACACCGCCGAGGTGGACGCCGGCACCGTCTCCGCCGACGTGACCCTCGCGGGCACCGACGACGTCGTGATCGGCCCGGCCGACCTGACCCTCGAGGAGGGCACCAGCAACGTCGTCTACGCCTGGGGCAGCGCCGAGGAGGAGAACCTCGCCCTCAAGGTCCAGACGCTGAGCGGCATGCACTCGGCTCCGAGCGGTGTCGAGGCCGGCGCCGGCGACACCCAGGCCGGCGGGAACTCCGCCGCGGCCTGGCTGGCGGGCTCGGCGGGTGCGGCGGCCCTGGTCGCCGGAGCGCTCGCCCTCGGCAACCGTCGCCGTGCCGCCACGGTCACCCGCGACTGA